In Clostridium omnivorum, the DNA window ATGGAATAGATATAAACAGATTTAAACCAGAAGAGAATTTAAAAAACACTTCAAATTTTCCTAATATATTAGTATCTCATAGAATGGTACCATACAAAAGAGCACATCAAATTCCTCAAATTGTTTCAAAACTTCGTAATTATTATCCTAACCTAAAAGTACATGTAGTAGGTAATGGAGTAAAAAATCCATTATATTTTAACGAAAGCTCCTTGGATTACTTCAAAAAACAAGTAAAAGCTTTAGGACTAGATGAAAATTTTTGCTTTTATGGCTATGTTGAACCGAATAATTTGCCCAAAGTATATAATAGCTGTGATTTTATGCTGAATTTATCCTATGCGGATCCTTGTCCCAATGTAGTTATTGAAGCCATGGCCTGCGGACTTCCTGTAATTGCACCTAATTCCGGAGGAATACCAGAACTTATTGGGACTAGCGAATTATTAGTTAATGAAGAAATTGATTTAGTCAAATTTTATCCTATGTTTTGTTATGAGGATTTACCTAAGATTGAAAGTGATAAATATGTAGAAAAAATATTACAGGTATTAGAGAAGCTTCAATTTTATTCACAATACTGTAGAGAAAGAGCTGTAAAAAATTTTGATATAAATAATATTATTGAAGAATATATTTCCTTTGCCTGTGAATAATATTTCATTTAATAGAGGTGGCGGGATAATGAAAAGAGTGCTGTTTATAATAAATTCACTTGGACTAGGTGGAGCAGAAAGAGTTGTAGTATCTCTTGCAAATCAGATGGCGAAAGAAGGAAATAAGGTATATATAATTTATTTTAAAAATCAGTGTATGTTTGAAGTGGATTCTAAAGTTAAAACAATTTGTCTTTATAGCAGTTTAAGTAAAAATCCTTTTAATATAATTAGAAACAAAATGTCCTTAGAGAAAATAATTAAAAGTTTAGAGGAAGAAGGCTGCTTTGACCTCATAACAGCACATCTTTTCTATTCACATTTAATTTGTAGGTTAAGTATATATAGTAATAGAGTCAATTATGTAATGCATAGCATGTATTCAAAAATGTTTAATAAGAATAAGTTTTATTTAACTTTATTTAACTTTATGTATAAAAGTAGAAATTTAATTTGCGTGTCTCAAGGGTTAAGAAATGAATTTATAAAATATTGGAAGATAGATGAGGCAAAAAGCATTTTAGTCATTAACAATCCCATTGATATAGATTATATAATGAAAAAAGCCAATGAAGAAGTTCCTTTGAAAGATAAATATATAGTTTCCGCGGGAAGGCTTACAAAAATTAAACAATTCGATGTTTTGATAATAGCATATCTGCTCAGCAGCCTAAAAAAAGATTACAAGCTTTTAATAATTGGCGAAGGTGAAGATAGAGAAAGGCTGGAGGAAATAATTCATAGGTTTAATGGAGAAAATTATGTGTTTTTAAGAGGCTATGAGAAAAATCCTTACAAATGGATTAAAAATGCTGCTGCATATGTTTGTACCTCAAGTTATGAATGTTTTCCTTTAGCATTTTTAGAAAGTTTATGCTGCAATACACCTGTAGTAAGTTTTAATTGTGATTATGGGCCAAGAGAAATCTTAAGAGGAGAGTTAAAAAAGTATTTGGTTAAAAATCATCATATTGATGACTTAATAGAGACTATTGAAAGAGCAGTTTTGGAACCTCATGAGATACCAGAAGAATATTTTATGAATTATGATGTAGAAAAAATAGTAGAATTATATTTTAAGGTACAAGAAATTACAAGGCAGGTAGGAGATAAATGATTACAGTAAAAAGAAAGAAATTTTTCTTGAATTTTCAGGATGTATATTTTGCTAAGGATAGTGAAAAAGTGACTATAGATAAAAGAACTGATATAGCTATTTTTGTACAGGCATCGGATAAAATAGTAGGCGCCAAGGAATTTCATACACAAATTATTGATTTGAATAAGTCTGAAGAAGAACTATTTAGAGATATACATGAGCATGATAGAAATAAAATTAATAAAGGAATAAAAAAGAAATGTTTCACAGTGAAAATTAATGATTCACCTTCTTTTGAAGATATTAAAGCCTTTCAAAATTTTTTTAAGGTATTTGCAGAAAAAAGAGGAATTAAAGACTGTAATATTGGAAGAATTAATTCTTTGATAAAAAGTAATGCACTTGTAATGTGTTCAGCACAAGATTGTGATGGAAAAATACTGTGTTATCATGTATATGCTGTAGACGAAAAAAGGGCAAGATTACTTTACTCAACTTCAAAGTATATTTTCGGTAATGACTCCAAATATAGAAACCATATTGGTATTGCTAATAGATATCTTCATTGGTGTGAAATAAAATATTTTAAAGGAAAAGGTTTCTCCGTTTATGATCTTGGGGGGATATCCAAAGATAAAAATGATGATCATTTGATGAATATTAATAGATTTAAGAAAGGTTTTGGGGGAAGAGAAATAGTTGAGTATAACAAGTATAAAGGTATAAGTTTGTTAGGCAGGATTCTAGTATGGATATTAAGAAAAAATGCTTGACATTAATACAAAATATTAATAGCTATATAATCAAGAATTCCAACTTCATCCTATATACAGCTTTAAGACTTATAACTACTGGCATTGGCTTCTTGATAAATATTATTATTGTAAGGAAGCTAAGTGTAGATGATTATGGCATCTACTCTATAACAATAATGCTCTTGGGGTTCGCCACTACTTTTGGATTTAGCTGGAGTTCCTCAGCTATTCTATACTTTGGAAGTAAAGAAAAGGCTGAACATGGAGATATAAACAAAACCTTTTGGTCAAGAAGTTTGATATTATCAGTAAGCTTTATTATTGTTTCAGCAATAATATTAATTTTTAGATATAAAATAAATAATTATGCTTCTCAAAATATAGTGTATAAGCTGTTATTATGGCTATGTATTCAGATGATAGTAGATTTTTTAAATCAATACTATCTGTCGGTACAAAAACAGATTTTGGCCTGCTTTATGTATCTTGTATCTAAAACGATACTTTTAATTGCAACTCTGATAATAACTTTTCGAAACCCAATGGATTTTATAAATTTAAACATTTTTACTGATTGTTTAATGATCTTGTTTATCCTTAAAATAAATAAGAAAGACATTAAGAAACCTGTTTTCAATAAAGAATATCTTAAGGAAATACTAGATTTTTCACTTTGGCAATTATTTGGATTTTCTGGCTTGTATTTAACTAACTTTGGAGATAATTGGGTAATTAAATACTTTTTAAACAATAGAGAAATAGCCATATATAACTCAGCTTATAAACTCTATAACGCTTTTTCGGATTTGTCATATCTAATAGTAAATTTTTATGGAGCATATATAATCGAAAAATTAAAAAACAATAGGCTTGATGAACTGAAGGATTTTTATTATAAGCAAAGATTTATGCTGTGGGGAATTATCTCAATTATTCATTTAGGCATAATCTTAGGATGCCGTCCAATCATAATATTTATATATGGGTACAGATACATAGAATCAATACCTATGCTTCAAATTTTACTTGTTGGAAGTATTTTTAGATATTTTACTGTGTTTTATGTTCCATTTTGTAATGCTACTAAGGGCTATGTTCAGCTTCAAATTTTGAACTTGATTCAAGCATCTTTGAATATAGTTTTGGATGTTATTTTGGTAAAAAGTATAGGAACTTTAGGAGCTGCTGTTGCTACAACCACTGCAGTAATATTTGTAGGAATATTTACCGTTATGTATTTTGAAAAGCAATTAATTAAGCAGATATATGATTCTTATGTAAATGATGAAAATGCCATTCTTAACTTCATAGTTAGGGGGGTAGGTATTGTGAACCCAATTAAAAAAAGGGAGTTAATTCATAAACTTTACAAATTGCCTTATGTTAAAGCCATAAAAAATATTATGAAAAAGAAAATAGGAAAACAAAGCAGTGCTTTTGACAGTGTAAAGTTAGAATATGACATAGGAATAAAAGAGGATCTTTCTATTGATGCAGCAGAAAAAGTGCTAATGGATTGGCCTGTTTATATCAAAAGGCCTTATGTTGGCCTTGTAAGGGAATGTGAAATACCAGGAGCATATTGGCCAATATACGAAAAATTCTTAAAAAATAATAATATCAAATATGACTATTATGATATTCACAGTAGTAATTTTATAGAAGAGGCAAGGAAATTTGATGTTATTGTTTGGAGAACTCTTAGTTATCCTTCTGAGCAGGAAGAAGCAGCTTCCAAGATAAAGATATTGGAAAATAGTATGGGAAAGCTATGTATTCCACATGAACATGAATTATGGATATATGAGAACAAAATCAATCAATATTATTTATGCAAAGTAAATTCATTGCCTGCTATAAACACCTTTATATCAAATTCAAAGGAAGAGACAATGAATTATATTAAGAATTGTAAATATCCATTTGTATCAAAAATTACTAATGGTTCTAGCTCTGAGGGTGTTTCTTTAATAAAAAATTATAAGCAAGCCAAAAAACTATGCTCAAAAATTTTTGATAATGGAAAGAGCATCTGTTGGAGCTATATAAAGCAAAAGGATTATGTTTATTTTCAAGAATTTATACCAGATGCAAAATTCGATTTAAGAGTAATGATAGTAGGAAATAACTACTTTGGATTTTATAGAGATGTACCAGAAGATGACTTTAGAGCTTCTGGGGCCCATCGTCAAAGATTTGAGCATGTACCAGAAGAAGTAATGAAATTGGCAAAAAAGTTTAAGGAAAGCTATAAAAAATGTAGACTATTAGCAGTAGATTTTCTTATGGATAAGAAAAGTGGTCAATATATTTTCATAGAAGCATCTATTTTTCCAGGCATAGAGTTTCCTTCAGATACTATAGTTGACGGTAAGATAGGATGGTATATATATAAAAATGGCAGCTTCTCATTTGTTGAAGGAAAGATATGGCCCCAAGAATTACAGTTAAAGGAAGTTATGATGGAATGGATAGAGAAGGAAAAGACTCTTATGAGAAAAAATCTGCTTTAGTACTATATTTTAAAAGTTAAAAGATAATAAAAGAGAGGTAAAACCTCTCTTTTGTACTGGAATCTCTTTAAGTAGGGGGAATAGTATTGTGAATCCTATCAGGAGAAAGGAATTAATTAATAAGCTTTATAGGTTACCTTATGTAAATGCAGTAAAAGATTTTATTAAAAAGGCTATAGGAAAACAAAGTAGTGCTTTTGACAGCATAGAATTGGAGTATGACATAGGAATTAATGAAGATCTTTCTATCGAAGCAGCAGATAAAGTATTGATGGAATGGCCTATTTATATTAAAAAACCCTACGTTGGGCTTGTAAGAGAATGCGAAATACCAGGAGCATACTGGCCAATATATGAAAGATTCTTAAAAAATAATGATATTAAATATGATTATTATGACGTGCACAGTAGCGATTTTATAGAAAAGGCAAGGAAATTTGATGTTATTTTATGGAGAACCCTTAGTAATCCAGCAGAGCAAGAAGAAGCAGCTTCAAAGATAAAAATATTGGAGAATAATCTGGGAAAATTGTGCGTTCCAAACCAGCATGAACTTTGGATATATGAAGATAAGATTAATGAATATTACTTATGTAAAGTAAATTCTTTGCCCACTATAAAAACCTTCATATCAAACTCTAAAGAAGAAACATATGAGTATATAAAAAAATGTGAGTATCCATTTGTATCAAAAATAACTATTGGCTCTGGTTCAGAAGGTGTTTTTTTAATTAAGAATTATAAACAAGCTAAAAAGTTATGTACAAAAATTTTCGATAATGGAAAGAGCAGCTGTTGGCCTTATTTAAAACAAAAGGATTATGTTTATTTTCAAAAATTTATTCCAGATGCTAAATATGATCTAAGAGTAATGATAGTTGGAAATAACTATTTTGGGTATTATAGATATGTGCCTAAAGATGATTTTAGAGCATCCGGTGGTAAAGTTCAAAGGTATGGGAATATACCAGAAGAGGCAATGAAACTTGCGAAAGAAGTAAAGGATAGCTTTAAAAAGTGCAGGTTAATAGCAGTAGATTTTCTTATGGATAAAATAAGTAATAAATATCTCGTTTTAGAAACATCAATTTTCCCTGGAATAGACTTTCCTTGTGAAACTATAGTGAATGGTAAAATAGGAAGGTATGTATATAAGAATGGTACGTTTACTTTTATTGAAGGAAAGGTATGGCAGCAGGAATTGCAGCTAAAGGAAGTTATGGTGGAGTGGATAGAAAAGGAAAGGGTTCTTATGAGAAAAGATCCCCATTAGTACATTATTTTTAAATATATGAGAAATTTAAAAAAGAGAGGTTTTACCTCTCTTTTATACTAGAATCTTTTTTCTCTGAAGTTGTTCTTTTGAGCTTTTCTTGCTTTTCTGCATTCTGGGCATCTAACTGGATCATTTTCAAATCCTTTTTCTTTGTAGAAAGCTTGTTCTCCCTCAGTAAATACGAATTCTTTTCCGCAGTCTTTGCATACGATGTTTCTGTCTGCCATTATGAAAACCTCCTTAAAATCATAGGGACTAATTTGTTCTTGGAATACCTATCTCTCTCCTATGATTGGTGGAGGAACAGTACCTTGAAACAATTAAACCCAAATAAAATATTTTGAGCTCTTGCTCTAAGTTCATTATATCAGATTTAAGGTATAATGCAATACTGTGTTTTAAAAATAATATGTGATAAATTATGATAATATTATGCATATTACTTCTATGTTATACACAATAATGTATTGATTATGTATTTATTTTACATTAATATATTTATGTGACTACTAAATGCAAAGGAGAAGATAGTTATGCCGAGTACATATTCATTTGACGTAGTTTCAGAAGTAAATATGCAGGAAGTTGACAATGCTGTAAATCAAGCAAAGAAGGAAATTGACCAAAGATATGATTTTAAAGGCAGCAAAACAGAAATTGAGCTTAAGGATGAGGAGATAAAAATTCTTTCTGATGACGAATACAAGCTTAAGGCTGTAGTAGAAATTCTAAAAGCTAAGCTAATAAAGAGAGGAATATCTCCAAAGGCTTTAGATCTTGGAAAAGTAGAAAATGCATCTATGGGAGCGGCTAGACAAATAGCAAAAATAGTTAAAGGAATTTCAAAAGAAAAGGCAAAAGATATTGTGGCTGAGATTAAGGGAAGTAAAGTAAAAGCTCAAGCTCAGATAATGGAAAACCAAGTAAGAGTATCAAGTAAAGATAAGGATGATTTGCAAGCTGTAATAACACTTTTAAAATCTAAAGACTTTGGAATTGATCTACAATTTACAAATTATCGATAGTAAAAGTTAAATGGGCAAGTAACCGTAATGGTTAGTTGCCTATTTTAAAAGTTAAAATATACTGTTATAAATTTCGCAGTAAGCTTGGAGGAATTGTAATGTTAGGGACTATAGTAAATGCATTGGCTATATTAGCAGGAAGTCTTTTAGGGTTTGTTTTAAAGGGGGGAATACCTGAAAGAATAAACGATACAATAATTAAGGGATTATCCCTTTGTGTACTTATTATTGGGATATCAGGTGCTATAAAAACCAATAATATGCTGCTTGTTATATGTTCAGTTGCAATAGGTGGATTAATTGGAGAGATAATTGATATTGATAAAGGACTCAAAAAGCTTGGGGATTTTATAGAGTCCAAGCTTTCAGGAAAAGGCGGAAAAATATCTGAGGGATTCATAACTGCAAGTTTAATGTATTGTGTTGGTGCAATGGCAATAGTTGGCTCACTTGAAAGCGGATTAAGTGGTAATCACAAAACACTATTTGCTAAGTCTATTATTGATGGAATTTCATCAATAATGTTTACTTCTTCTTTAGGGATTGGAGTTGCTCTGTCTGCTGTTTCAGTTTTCATTTATCAGGGAATTATAACACTTTCAGCATCGGCGCTTCAAGGCTTGCTTGTAACATCTGTAATTTCAGAAATATCAGCAGTAGGCAGCTTACTAATAGTTGGACTTGCTTTTAATATGATGGGAGTAACAAAGATTAAAGTTGCTAATCTGCTGCCGGCGGTGCTTATACCAATTTTTTATCAAATAATACTTAATATTATTAGTTAGTGAGTAAAAAGGGGGAAGCTATTTTGAAGAGAAAAGTTATACTCATTACGGGTACGGAAGGAACTAGAATTACACTTCAAGAACAGCTTCAGAATTATATTGGGAATTATGCAGATATAGAAAGTTATGCAATAGATGAGGGGATAAATAAAAAGCTTAAGGCTGATTTAGTAGTTATATCTACTGATTTAATTTATGAGGATGCGATAAAATATATTGAAAATATTTGCCCAATAATAGTTGCAAGAAGGGTAATAAATTATAGTGAAATTGAAAAAATATTGTTTGTTACACCAGGTGAAACAATACTATTTGTTAACGACGCAAAGGAAACAACTTTAGAGTGTATTGAATGGCTTAAAAAACTTGGAATAAGAGACTATAATTTTGTACCTTTTTATCCTGGATGTAAGGCTATAGATAGGCATATAAAAATAGCAGTTACTCCAGGAGAAGTTGAAGTTGTTCCAAAATCTGTTGAAAAGATTATAAATATAGGACCGAGGCTTATTGACATAACTACACTTACAGAAATATTGAAAGAACTTAATATATTTGAGGAGAAATGGGAAGAAATTTCTGTTATGTACTTAAATAAAATTATAAACATGGGAAAACTGCTCACTCAGGTAATCAAGGATAAAACAGAAAACTATGAGCACATTATTAAGGTTATTGATAGTGTTAATGAAGGTCTATTAGCTATTGATAATCATGGAATTATTACTGTTTTCAATGAAAATTTAAAATATATTTTAGGAATAAGAAAAGGAAATACTATAGGAAAACAAGTTAAAGAGGTAATAAAGGATAAGTCTCTTCAGAAATTTATTTTTGAAGGCAGTTATAAAGATAACGCTGTATTGGAGATTAAAGGTAATGAGTATTTGGTCTCTAGGTTTAGTATAAAAGAAGAGAATACAAAGGTAATTATTTTTAAAAGTAATAGTTCTATTGAAGATGAAATAAATTTAAAGAAGGAATTATATAAAAAAGGTTATTATGCAAAGTATAGGTTTGAGGACATAGTTGGAGAGAGCAAGGCTATTAATTTTACTAAAGATGTTGCAAAAAAACTAGCTGTATCAGAATTGAATGTTCTTATTGAAGGAGAAAGCGGCACGGGAAAAGAACTATTTGCTTCTTCTATACATAATGCCTCTAATAGGAAGGACAAACCTTTTGTTGCTGTGAATTTTTCAGCTCTATCTGAAAACTTAGTAGAAAGTGAGCTCTTTGGATATGAGGAAGGAGCTTTTACAGGAGCAGCTAAGGGAGGAAAGGTAGGATTATTTGAACAGGCCAATGGAGGAACTATTTTTTTGGATGAGATAGGTGATATCTCACCAAGGGTTCAGGCTAGTCTTTTAAGGGTACTACAAGAGAAGGAAATAATGAAAGTTGGTGGTAATAAAATAACTGAAATAGATGTTAGGGTTATAGCAGCTACTAACCAAAATTTAAGGGTGCTTGTAGAACAAGGAAAATTTAGAGCTGATTTATATCATAGACTAAAGGTTTTATATCTTAAGCTGCCAGCACTTAAGGAGAGAAAGGAAGATATACTGCCTCTTATAAGATATTTTATATATGAGAAGAGCAAAGAAAATCTTAAAATAGATGAAGAAGTTATTAAGAAGCTTATAGATTATTCTTGGAACGGAAACATTAGAGAACTTAAAAATACTATGGAATATATGCTTACTGTTTGTGATAACTTGTGTATTACTACTAGAGATTTGCCAGAAGAGAGCTTTTTTAAGGAAAACTCAGAAAGAATGCCAAAGTACTGTGAAGACGAAACTGAAATTAGAGGGGATTTTGCTTTTATATTGAAAGCATTATACAAAATTAATCAAGAAGGTTCAAATGGAAGTAGGCATAAAATCTACAGCTTGTCTAAAGAATGTGGCATGAAGCTTTCTGAGCAGATGATAAGAAATCGACTAAATGAACTTGAAAGAATGGGATATGTTAAAAAGAAAAAGGGAAAAGCAGGTACAATTCTTACATCAGTAGGATTAGGAAAGGCTAAGCTGTTATTATATAAATAAATTTAATTGGTTCATTATGGTTTATGGTGGTTAAATAATTAAGCCAGCATAAACCATTTTCTTTTCTTAATGTCATGTTTTATTCAGATAAATAAGTTTAATAGTTTGGATTGATGATAAAGTTTAATTTTCAAGGTGGGAACTATACCTGTTTATGGCTAAATAGAAAAATAATTTATTTAGAAAAAATATATTTTTATGCTCTATTGGATATTTGTGAGGAGATAGGAGCTTATAAAAAAATGATTTGGATTAAAATTGAAGTTTTGGCATAAACCTTGCTGTAAGAATATTGGAATAAATAATGGGGGGTATTACAATGTCAAAAGAAACAAAAAAGAACAAGGTAATTCAGATGCCACATACCTACGTAATTATATTTTGGGTTATTATAGTCTGCTGGCTTCTGACTTTCATTGTTCCAGTTGGGAAATTTGATACTCATAAGGTTAAGTACACTGACGCAGACGGAAATGAAAAGACAAAAACTGTATTGATGACTGACACTTTTAGATATGAACATCAGCTAAACAAGAGCAAACTTAAAACAAATCTTGAAGACTTAATTAAGGATGATGCAAAATTAAAAGATGCAGGACTTGATAAGGCTAAAGTTGAGGGGATACTTAAAGAGGATACATCTGCATGGGATGATAAAAAACTGGAGGAAGCAGGTTTAAGTGAAACTACAATTTATGGACTGTATAAAGAGGAGGTTTATGATACTAGCAGTAATGCCAAAAAGCATGCTAGAATTTGGGGTACGGAAGATTATAAAGGCTTTGGAGTTCTAAATTATGTATTTGAAGGATTAGTAACAGGGGACAAATGGTCATCAGCTGTTGGTGTAGTTGCATTTATACTTGTTATTGGTGGTGCATTTGGTATTATAATGAAGACAGGTGCTGTTGATGCTGGAATATATTCATTTATTAATGTTACTAAGGGTAAGGAGGTTCTAGCACTGCCTCTATTATTCGTTCTATTTTCTCTAGGGGGTGCCATTTTTGGTATGTCTGAGGAGACCATACCATTTGCCATGATCGTAATACCATTCGTAGTGGCAATGGGTTATGACTCATTAGTAGGAATAAGTATAACCTTTGTAGCAAGCCAGGTTGGTAATGCTACATCATGGATGAATCCTTTTGGTATTGCAGTAGCTCAAGGAATTGCAGGTGTACCAGTACTTTCAGGAGCAGGCTTTAGAATTGTGCTTTGGGTAGTAACTACTGCTGCAGGAGTGGCTTATTTAATGATTTATGCTAATAAGATAAAGAAAAATCCTACATCCTCAATAGTGTATGAATCAGATAATTATTTTAGAAAAGGCAATGTTAAAGAAGGAGAGAGGGTTGAATTTAATATTGGACATAAGCTAGTACTTCTTACTGTATTGCTAGGTATTATATGGATAGTTTGGGGAGTAACTCAAAAGCAGTTTTATTTTGCTGAAATAGCATCACAGTTCTTTGTAATGGGATTAGTATCAGGTATAATAGGAGTTATATTCAAGTTAAATGGAATGTCTGTAAATGATATGGCTAGATCCTTCCAAAATGGAGCTGCAGATTTGGTTGGAGCTGCAATTGTAGTTGGAATGGCAAAAGGTATTTTATTGGTACTAGGTGGATCTAATGCAGGTGAATTTAATACCTTAAATACTATACTTCATGGTACAGGAAAAGCATTATCAGGAGTACCAGCTGCTCTTTCAGCTGTATTAATGTATGTTTTCCAAACTGTATTTAACTTCTTTGTGCCTTCAGGAACAGGGCAAGCTGCGCTTACAATGCCTATTTTAGCTCCATTGTCAGATATAGTTGGTGTATCTAGGCAGGTATCTTGCTTAGCATATCAGTTAGGTGCAGGTTTTGCAGATGCAATAATTCCAACTTCGGCTAGCTTACTTGGAGTACTAGGAGTTGCAAGAGTAGATTGGTCAAAATGGGCTAAGTGGCAGATTAGAATGCAGGGATTTTTCTTTGCACTTAGCATTATAGCAGTTATTATAGCTGTACTTATAGGATTTTAATTAACTAATCATATTTTATTGTTAATAATTGGGTGGGAGTTAATTCCTGCCCATTATATTTAAATGACAGGAAGGTGATTGAATGATTAAACTTATTAAGGGAGCAAAGATCTATGCGCCTGAGTACAGAGGCGTAAAAGATGTGTTACTAATTGGTAATAAAATTGCAGCCCTAGAAGAAAGTATAAACTTAGGTGAAATACCTGGCGTTGAAGTAAAAGTAATTGATGGAAGTTCAAAGCTTCTTGTTCCAGGTTTTATAGATGGACATGTGCATATATTAGGAGGTGGTGGAGAGGGAGGCTTTAAAACTCGTACTCCAGAAATAACTCTTAGTGATATTACAAAAGGCGGAGTTACAACAGTAGTGGGATGTTTAGGTACAGATGGACTAAGCAGAAATATGGTGTCGCTTTTGGCTAAGGCAAAGGGACTTGAGGAAGAAGGAATAAATACTTTTATTTATACTGGTTCTTATAAAGTCCCTGTTACTACTCTCACTGGGGATGTAATGAAAGACCTTATTGCAATAGACAAAGTTATTGGCGTGGGAGAGGTAGCTATTTCTGACCATAGATCTTCCCAGCCTGAATACGAAGATATTAAAAAATTAACAGCAGATGCAAGAGTTGGAGGAATACTGTCTGGTAAGGCCGGTATTGTAAATATGCATTTAGGCGATGGTAAAGACATGATTAATTATTTATTTGATATAGTACAAAATACGGAAATACCTTTTACTCAGTTTTTACCAACCCATATGAATAGAAATCCACATTTATTTGAAGAAGCAATAAGATATGCAAAAGCAGGGGGGCATGTAGATTTTACAACTAGTTCTGTACCAAGCTTTTGGGAAGATGGTGAAGTAAGAGCATCAAAGGCTTTGAAGAGATGCCTTGAAGCTGGAGTACCTATAGAGCATATAACATTTACTTCAGATGGTCAGGGAAGTCTGCCCATGTTTGATGAAAATAAGCAATTTACTGGACTGCAGGTTGGGAAAGTAACCTCTCTATTTGAAGAAGTGAAGCAGGCAGTATTAAGCGAAAATGTACAATTTGAGGACGCAATTAAGGTTATTACTGCAAATCCTGCTGAAATTTTGAAGCTAAAAGGAAAAGGTAGAATT includes these proteins:
- a CDS encoding oligosaccharide flippase family protein, producing MDIKKKCLTLIQNINSYIIKNSNFILYTALRLITTGIGFLINIIIVRKLSVDDYGIYSITIMLLGFATTFGFSWSSSAILYFGSKEKAEHGDINKTFWSRSLILSVSFIIVSAIILIFRYKINNYASQNIVYKLLLWLCIQMIVDFLNQYYLSVQKQILACFMYLVSKTILLIATLIITFRNPMDFINLNIFTDCLMILFILKINKKDIKKPVFNKEYLKEILDFSLWQLFGFSGLYLTNFGDNWVIKYFLNNREIAIYNSAYKLYNAFSDLSYLIVNFYGAYIIEKLKNNRLDELKDFYYKQRFMLWGIISIIHLGIILGCRPIIIFIYGYRYIESIPMLQILLVGSIFRYFTVFYVPFCNATKGYVQLQILNLIQASLNIVLDVILVKSIGTLGAAVATTTAVIFVGIFTVMYFEKQLIKQIYDSYVNDENAILNFIVRGVGIVNPIKKRELIHKLYKLPYVKAIKNIMKKKIGKQSSAFDSVKLEYDIGIKEDLSIDAAEKVLMDWPVYIKRPYVGLVRECEIPGAYWPIYEKFLKNNNIKYDYYDIHSSNFIEEARKFDVIVWRTLSYPSEQEEAASKIKILENSMGKLCIPHEHELWIYENKINQYYLCKVNSLPAINTFISNSKEETMNYIKNCKYPFVSKITNGSSSEGVSLIKNYKQAKKLCSKIFDNGKSICWSYIKQKDYVYFQEFIPDAKFDLRVMIVGNNYFGFYRDVPEDDFRASGAHRQRFEHVPEEVMKLAKKFKESYKKCRLLAVDFLMDKKSGQYIFIEASIFPGIEFPSDTIVDGKIGWYIYKNGSFSFVEGKIWPQELQLKEVMMEWIEKEKTLMRKNLL
- a CDS encoding glycosyltransferase, translated to MKRVLFIINSLGLGGAERVVVSLANQMAKEGNKVYIIYFKNQCMFEVDSKVKTICLYSSLSKNPFNIIRNKMSLEKIIKSLEEEGCFDLITAHLFYSHLICRLSIYSNRVNYVMHSMYSKMFNKNKFYLTLFNFMYKSRNLICVSQGLRNEFIKYWKIDEAKSILVINNPIDIDYIMKKANEEVPLKDKYIVSAGRLTKIKQFDVLIIAYLLSSLKKDYKLLIIGEGEDRERLEEIIHRFNGENYVFLRGYEKNPYKWIKNAAAYVCTSSYECFPLAFLESLCCNTPVVSFNCDYGPREILRGELKKYLVKNHHIDDLIETIERAVLEPHEIPEEYFMNYDVEKIVELYFKVQEITRQVGDK
- a CDS encoding zinc-ribbon domain-containing protein — its product is MADRNIVCKDCGKEFVFTEGEQAFYKEKGFENDPVRCPECRKARKAQKNNFREKRF
- a CDS encoding ATP-grasp domain-containing protein yields the protein MNPIRRKELINKLYRLPYVNAVKDFIKKAIGKQSSAFDSIELEYDIGINEDLSIEAADKVLMEWPIYIKKPYVGLVRECEIPGAYWPIYERFLKNNDIKYDYYDVHSSDFIEKARKFDVILWRTLSNPAEQEEAASKIKILENNLGKLCVPNQHELWIYEDKINEYYLCKVNSLPTIKTFISNSKEETYEYIKKCEYPFVSKITIGSGSEGVFLIKNYKQAKKLCTKIFDNGKSSCWPYLKQKDYVYFQKFIPDAKYDLRVMIVGNNYFGYYRYVPKDDFRASGGKVQRYGNIPEEAMKLAKEVKDSFKKCRLIAVDFLMDKISNKYLVLETSIFPGIDFPCETIVNGKIGRYVYKNGTFTFIEGKVWQQELQLKEVMVEWIEKERVLMRKDPH
- a CDS encoding peptidoglycan bridge formation glycyltransferase FemA/FemB family protein; its protein translation is MITVKRKKFFLNFQDVYFAKDSEKVTIDKRTDIAIFVQASDKIVGAKEFHTQIIDLNKSEEELFRDIHEHDRNKINKGIKKKCFTVKINDSPSFEDIKAFQNFFKVFAEKRGIKDCNIGRINSLIKSNALVMCSAQDCDGKILCYHVYAVDEKRARLLYSTSKYIFGNDSKYRNHIGIANRYLHWCEIKYFKGKGFSVYDLGGISKDKNDDHLMNINRFKKGFGGREIVEYNKYKGISLLGRILVWILRKNA
- a CDS encoding glycosyltransferase family 4 protein, which translates into the protein MDYGEVKIGLMDSNVTKLKGGPLVFMGRLKEGMIDKGVYSEDNFNKWINLSFKKIPKEVLKRREDMEIIVRFDGIYNVSLVPNRIPKSLKSIWDRAFFIYINNKIVKNYKIADKIIYQSEFSKFHIEDLLLKRFKVDLGNKKTKIIYNGIDINRFKPEENLKNTSNFPNILVSHRMVPYKRAHQIPQIVSKLRNYYPNLKVHVVGNGVKNPLYFNESSLDYFKKQVKALGLDENFCFYGYVEPNNLPKVYNSCDFMLNLSYADPCPNVVIEAMACGLPVIAPNSGGIPELIGTSELLVNEEIDLVKFYPMFCYEDLPKIESDKYVEKILQVLEKLQFYSQYCRERAVKNFDINNIIEEYISFACE